The sequence tatgaagaGTTTATCTATTGttctttaatttagaaaattaaatatatttaaaactaaacCCTCTTACATTTAAGATTCCATACAGAAACGTCATCAAAATAACCACAGGAACAAAGGTTCAGAAGAAATATAATGTCTGGTATTCGATTTTGATATCTGTTATCCTTTTTAtggaaaacaaaagaacaagaataaataaaataatctcAGGAATTTGAAAAGTTGATCAGCTAAAACTGtgttctattaaaaaaaatctttgtgtAAGTTTTATAAAAGTATCCACTCTAAGTCCaatgtatgaaattataatgaaTAACATTATCACAATTCTCATGATTTGTTAACACTTTTGACTTGTCCAAAATATTAGAGCCACATGAAagattgttgatattttaaaagttgttaatATCATGTTGTGTATTATCAAAAATCTGACTAACACAATTTGGTATTTAGAATActattgtataaaataaaatgtgatatgatGACTAATAATACAGCTATTCATCCGAGATCAACTGATGTAGGTGTAGCGCGAGCATGGCAGTCctacatatgtatatacatataagtgaaaaataattattatctaTGCACACGCATGTGAAAGAATATCTCAAGAACGTTTTCAATCtcaaagaacgataactctgcATGGATGATTAAAAACTTTTTGCGAATGCCTACTCAAATCCTTTCTATTAGAAAAATCGAATTATTACAGAAGACGTGTCCACCATGCATTTGAACTGCACTATTATTAATATAGTAGAATAGAATGATATACATGaaattatatgtacatgtaactttaatataaaaatattaatataatatataacaataaactaAAGTATACTTATTTGAATCACTACACTATTATAGTCATTTCGGTGAGGATGGTTTCCCGGTCATTAATTTATCATCCATGCACAAACttgtcccagaaaaaaattatatctatACATAAACCTCACTATCAAGTATAGAGATGTGATTTCTTTTCCCTCCCAGACAAATGCTTGTCGGACCATCCACAAGAACTTGCGGTCTGCCAGTGTtcgtacttcagtactttgatttatctttaaaagTTAATCTTCTTTGTGTAAGTTATATTAAAGTATCCATGCTAATATCAGtttgtgaaattttaatatttagattATCACAATTATCATATTGCCAAACTTGATACTTTTGACTGGTTcaaaaatttgctgttacaaaatattatattttttttataaattaaggaatgtatctccctcatgcaaagttctgtttcctttcacggatttggctgcacgttttggaccttttggattatagctcttcatcttttatataagctttggatttcaaatattttggccacgagcatcactgaagagacatgtattgtcaaaatgcacatctggtgcaagaaaattggtaccgttaattttattactacatGAAAGattgttgatatttatgttCTTATTATCGTGTTGTGTATTGTCAAAAACCTGACTTACACAATTTGGTATTTAgaatatcattatataaaataaaatgtgatatgatGACAAATAATAAAGCTATTCATCAGAGACCAACTGATGTAGGTGTAAGTCACAGTTTAAGTCATTGTATTACCTTAAGCATGAGTAAggtcaacagtagtataccgctgtccaaaattcataaatcgacagagaaaaaacaaattcgggttacaaacttaaactgagggaaacgtatcaaatataagagacaacaccgaaatgtaacacacacagaaacgaactataatgtaacaatggccattttcctgacttggtacagggcattttatgaaaaaatggtggattgaacctggttttgttgtatgccaaacctcccgctttaatggcagtgttaattataacatcaaaatgacaacattacacgacataaaacataaaattaattcaCATAAAGCATACCAAAATTTTGAACAgcttttaataacaaaaataaacgaataaaaAGTGCCCAATacaatacaacaacaaaaactaattctaatttataacaacagatatcaaaaatgaaacaaaacatatcaaagttCTGCCATGTTCACGTATCTTTTTTAAGAACAACAAACATTATGATATACagcaaacaacaaccactgacgCGGTTCTTCAACTTAAAACTAACACAGAAATACTGGATTAGTTTTTTTAGCTTTTTATATCTCAGGCTTTTGCACACTAATGCGtccatttaacaaaaacatacttTAGATGTACCACGACACTAGACAAATAGCGAcgagttttaaaatttgaaatgacatATAAATGGTTAAccagtaatatttttatattttatactgaAACACATATCGTAGAACGATGTCCTTTTACTTGAGAAACCATGTGTAAAATGTATtggtatctatatatatatttttgttgcaaTCCACATCAACCAACACGGGATTTTCTCGCGGTGCTATCGACCCATTGATGGCCTTCAGATATTATCTGCACTTTGGTCGGGTTATTgcctctttgacatattccccatttgaattctcaattttatttcatgacaATATTCATTTCATCGTTTAAGATTAACAGGCCGCCTATATGTCtaattgtaaatttaattttgtataaagatgATGTTCCAGTGGCCGCTTTTAAATCAGTAGATTAACATATGGTTTTAgagtcaatgagacaactctctactccagtcacaatttgtaaaacgtaaatacttatcaaaggtaccagtattataattaagtacatcagacgcgcatttcgtctacgtgagactcgtcagtgacgctccgTAAACCTTTCAAATGCGGGTCGATATATGCGTTCAGTATCACCTCCAATTTCAATAGACTTTTTATTGTTTAGAAAGTTCACAACAGattcaaattgagaatggaaatggggaatttgtcaatGAGACCACAACCTGATCAAAgggcagaaaacagccgaatgCCAACATTGGGTTTTCAATACTGTGAATATATCCCGCACCCGGAAGCAATATATATGTGAACTAGTtgagtgataatgaacgtcataatACACTTCGAAGTATATAAAAGAAACTGAAATCTAACATCATAATAAATGCGGCGAGGTTaaacaaggttttttttttaaatctcaaccctccccttatacctctagccaatatagaaaaaaacacacaaatacaaatacgcccagtaaaactcagttaaaAAGAGTTACAGTCCGATGTCggattaggtaacaaaagaaattaGGCAAAAATGACCATGATACATAAATGAACAAAGGACTATTATCAGTTACAGACCTCAACCAAACAGACTGCAGAGTTCatattatgaaaataaggagatgtggtatgatgtctatgaaacaactatccagttcaaaatttaaatgaatcaaTGCTATCAATTAATATAGCCAACCAAAGAAAATGTTCCTTGTGTACAAGAagcaattatctaaaaatcagattgacaaatttttaaataattccgAACATCGGattgaacagatttttttttatgtacttgAAGATAATACTCATGATGTTGGTTATGTTGCTCTTTGGCGTATACCAAACATCAGTCCGTCTTTATCCATTGTTAgtattattatgattttctgTCTACTTTTCATTGGATTTTCTCGGGATTCGATGAGTCATTTCACTTCTTGCTTTAAATATGATTTCTATAGGAAGTTTTGCAAACATATAATGTGGgggaaaatatcaaatttatcacaacttatataaactataaacaagTCAAAAACCGAAGACGTCCTAacaaattttgacatttaatttgTTATCGACTCAAATGTCAAACTCAAGTTGGTCTTTAACAGgtcgagaactctagattttctgacgtcagaatatatttgcatagtaatttccaaaacacaaggccaatacggccttgaaaaactgaccaatcgactcaatgaactacaatgcattgtgggctactacGAGTAAACTACTACTTAAAACACGTGGTATTAGTGGGAAAACAGTCAATTTATATATTGTCTGGGACTCTCATTACCAAAtttttattctgcaaatatatttaatgtaaaatatataacataatcttcaatttgcatgcttagattaaaaaatattgtttattggcTTCACGATTCGACTTTCTTTTTCGCCTTGCAAAAGTAGTTGAACCAGTTTTGTGCATTGTTATGAATATTGAACCAGCATTAGTTTCACGACATGACACAGTGAAATAGCCAATGAAGTGACCACTGTccagtaagaaaatcatttgagcTCTTTTAAAcctgtttatcatatatttagtacaaaatacagctattttgtatatctaataaaggttcttttttccagtctgtatcacctactcTGTAttgcataccccgtatcgcatggctaaacccgtatcgcataccccgtatcgcataccttttttatttttttatttttttttaactaaaatcagttttttaggtgttttttttgctgaagaattttttttctaaaaataggtaattttttagaatgacgtcattgtttggtatgtaacgtcacgtacatcaatttttcatattgtatgtgacgtcacgaacatcaagtttttacaacatattttttggcacactcaatgcaactataaaaaatacaaaacacttaaatatatacaataataaacaaaatattttcaaaacaacagattgtaaggtgcttcgtataaataattgagcagttattttaaagctttgaaacaagacaaaagcagaactgaaggtaacccagtgctatggatcagaaaacagttcatatactactataatactcttctgttgaaatatatgataaagcgtataatacatggcaaaatccaaaggccctcgggctgatattgatgtatCGGGATGATACAACTGTGGGGACGATATCTTATAATATGACTCTGATAAAATACACAACAGCTTTGTAGTTTGACGTTTACTAGTTAATAAGCGAAGATAAGGAGACGTCGCCGTGTGACGTCGACCTTAGATACAATATGACTTCCGATACGTTGCCGGTCCCGCGGTCTTCTCGACATTCTCGGGGCCTCAAAAAAATTACTTTAcgtagaaaagaaaattgaaatacatatataaattacatTGAATTAAGATTAAAGTCtctcaaatgaaaaaatgaatcACAGTTCTTTCACAGTTGAACTAACGTagttcataaaacaaaatcgcATTACAGTCCATTATAATTCCGTAACACATTTCTAAACAAATATGCTCGCTCATACTTTACTCCAAAAgtccataaaaatatttaatgttctATTTAATCATTGTcgtgtttccatggtaacttTGCATAATCTTTGTCGTCGCGAAACTCTATTGAAGTTCTTATATAGTTCTCTTTTTCGTTGTGTACTTGTTGAAATTCTACTTCTCGATCTTCAATCTTCCTAAACGCTTCTAAGTTGTGTTCCTCTGTTTGGTGTGAAATAAGTACATTGGAAATACTTGACACTGTTGATAGCTGtgatttttctgaatttaacgGTCCAGAAAGTAAGTACccaaattttgatttgacaGCGGTGGGTCCGTTCCCGCGTACAACTTTATCTTCAACTATTTCCCAATAAAAATCGGCTCCAATTAATAGTGAAATTTCGAAGGTTTCCTCTTGCATAACTGGATGTGCGAGCTTTAGATCTTGTAAATAGTTACTGTTCCTGTCAATGAAACGAATGTGGTTCTGTATCGGCGTAGCTATCATAGGAACGATTAATGCATGTACTGAGATTTTATGTCCAGTTTCAGTTTCAACATAAACTGTGGTTTTATCGAGTCGCCTAGCATTAGTGTTGGTTTCTCCAAATGATGAGAGTTGAATCTTTTCGGCTCCTTCTCTCTGTAGATTCAATTTATGCGCAAGACTCTCCGTTACAAAAGATCTTTGAGCGCCttcatcaaacaaaatattcgtATCTGTGCAATGATGATCTGACCAAACGGGGGCCACGGCAGTTTTCAACAATACTTTTGAGTGAGTTTGTAATATTGTTGAGTATTCTTGTATCTCGGTATTCTTCACAAGATTAACTACAGTTGGTGTAAATGTCATACTTTCGTTCGTACAACTGTGAGCGGAATCTTTCGTGTCAGTGAAACGGTTTTCACTTCTCTGGTCGGGGTTCGCGGTGTGTTCAACTTCATTACATACACTAGTGTGGTGTCGTTTACCACAGTTACGACATGAGCTTTTCGATTTGCATTCTTTTATGTGATGTGTACCGAGGCAGTTGAAACATAAATTGTTACGTTTAACAATAGCGATGCGTTCATCTAAATCGCGTACTTTCTGGCAGTTGGC is a genomic window of Mytilus trossulus isolate FHL-02 chromosome 1, PNRI_Mtr1.1.1.hap1, whole genome shotgun sequence containing:
- the LOC134727469 gene encoding uncharacterized protein LOC134727469, encoding MLPTFNGNILEWPSFWDSYKSAVHSNPTLTDVQKFNYLKAQLENEAAQTIAGFSLTNANYAEAVNVLIERFGQTYKITQAHLQTLLDITPPRNDLISLRFFYDKMASLVRGLESLGQTQDSYGNLLVPIIINKLPGEIRKHLAREHGTTNWLLRDLRRSIHKEIQIMEAGQVTQTDSGISYSTFFAGANSQRKHNASTRNVNQNLTEKPCIFCKDIHSPANCQKVRDLDERIAIVKRNNLCFNCLGTHHIKECKSKSSCRNCGKRHHTSVCNEVEHTANPDQRSENRFTDTKDSAHSCTNESMTFTPTVVNLVKNTEIQEYSTILQTHSKVLLKTAVAPVWSDHHCTDTNILFDEGAQRSFVTESLAHKLNLQREGAEKIQLSSFGETNTNARRLDKTTVYVETETGHKISVHALIVPMIATPIQNHIRFIDRNSNYLQDLKLAHPVMQEETFEISLLIGADFYWEIVEDKVVRGNGPTAVKSKFGYLLSGPLNSEKSQLSTVSSISNVLISHQTEEHNLEAFRKIEDREVEFQQVHNEKENYIRTSIEFRDDKDYAKLPWKHDND